The following are from one region of the Mangifera indica cultivar Alphonso chromosome 14, CATAS_Mindica_2.1, whole genome shotgun sequence genome:
- the LOC123196491 gene encoding uncharacterized protein LOC123196491 isoform X1: MGKRKDVIRLERESVIPVLKNKLVGNLADLIDKKSDRIEFQKLCQRVEYTIRAWYLLQFEDMMLLFSLFEPVHGASKLEQQNLNPEEIDDLEQNFLTFLFQVMDKANFKITTDEEIGIALSAQYRLNLPIKVDETKLDKALLTRYFRKNPHENLPNFADKYIIFRRGFGIDQRSGYFVIAKINTIIARIWRIFLTIIGLKRLFYGKSSQVSSKDMTKPVEILTESETAAEGLYVERIRIEKLSLSIGNLFGKITIQEPTFQRIIVVYRRVGGKKETDRNIYVKHFENIPMADMEIVLPEKKNPGLTPMDWVKFLVSALIGLVTLISSLSIPKTDLRVIYGILTAVVGYCVKTYFAFNENLVAYQSLITQSVYDKQLDSGRGTLLHLCDEVIQQEVKEVIVAFFILMLKGEATRKVLDLRCEELIKEVFGETCNFDVDDAVQKLEKLGIVSQDSNGNYRCLDVKSANEIIGTTTEEVVLKAKQGETEASST; the protein is encoded by the exons ATGGGTAAAAGAaaggatgtaataagactagaACGTGAATCTGTTATTCCCGTTCTCAAGAATAAGCTCGTCGGGAACTTGGCCGACCTCATTG ATAAAAAATCGGATCGAATTGAGTTTCAAAAGCTGTGCCAGAGAGTTGAATACACCATTCGAGCTTGGTATCTTCTGCAATTTGAGGATATGATG CTATTGTTTTCCTTGTTTGAGCCGGTTCATGGGGCTTCCAAATTGGAGCAGCAGAACCTAAATCCTGAAGAGATTGATGACTTAGAACAGAATTTCCTCACCTTCTTGTTTCAG GTGATGGATAAAGCCAATTTTAAGATAACAACTGATGAGGAGATTGGCATTGCACTTTCCGCACAATATCGCCTAAATCTTCCCATTAAAGTTGATGAAACTAAG CTTGACAAAGCCCTTTTGACGAGATATTTTAGGAAGAACCCTCATGAAAACCTTCCAAACTTTGCCGATAAG TACATAATATTTCGGCGTGGGTTTGGAATTGACCAAAGAAGTGGTTACTTTGTCattgcaaaaataaatacaatcatTGCGCGTATATGGAGAATTTTCCTGACAATAATTGG ACTAAAAAGGCTTTTCTATGGGAAGTCAAGTCAAGTATCTAGTAAAGATATGACAAAACCTGTGGAAATTCTCACCGAGTCTGAAACGGCAGCCGAAGGCTTATATGTTGAACGGATTCGTATTGAGAAGCTCAGTCTCAG CATTGGTAATTTGTTTGGCAAGATCACAATCCAAGAACCAACGTTTCAACGAATAATTGTTGTTTATAG GAGAGTAGGCGGCAAAAAAGAAACAGACAGGAATATATATGTGAAGCACTTTGAAAACATTCCCATGGCTGATATGGAGATAGTTCTT CCAGAGAAGAAAAACCCAGGTTTAACACCAATGGACTGGGTCAAGTTTCTTGTTTCAGCTTTAATAGGGCTG GTTACTCTGATTAGTTCTCTCAGTATCCCGAAAACTGATCTACGAGTCATTTATGGGATCTTGACGGCAGTGGTCGGTTACTGCGTTAAGACATATTTTGC TTTTAACGAGAACTTGGTAGCATATCAGAGCTTAATTACACAGTCCGTGTATGACAAGCAACTGGATAGTGGAAGGGGAACTCTTTTACACTTGTGCGATGAGGTGATTCAACAGGAA GTAAAAGAGGTGATCGTTGCATTCTTTATTCTAATGTTGAAAGGAGAAGCAACTAGAAAG GTTCTTGACCTGCGTTGTGAGGAACTAATCAAGGAGGTATTTGGAGAAACCTGTAACTTTGATGTGGATGATGCGGTTCAAAAGTTAGAGAAATTAGGGATTGTTTCCCAG GATAGTAATGGAAATTATAGATGCCTAGATGTGAAGAGTGCGAATGAGATAATTGGCACAACCACAGAAGAGGTTGTTCTCAAGGCTAAACAGGGTGAAACTGAAGCCTCTTCAACCTGA
- the LOC123196491 gene encoding uncharacterized protein LOC123196491 isoform X3: protein MGKRKDVIRLERESVIPVLKNKLVGNLADLIDKKSDRIEFQKLCQRVEYTIRAWYLLQFEDMMLLFSLFEPVHGASKLEQQNLNPEEIDDLEQNFLTFLFQVMDKANFKITTDEEIGIALSAQYRLNLPIKVDETKLDKALLTRYFRKNPHENLPNFADKYIIFRRGFGIDQRSGYFVIAKINTIIARIWRIFLTIIGLKRLFYGKSSQVSSKDMTKPVEILTESETAAEGLYVERIRIEKLSLSIGNLFGKITIQEPTFQRIIVVYRRVGGKKETDRNIYVKHFENIPMADMEIVLPEKKNPGLTPMDWVKFLVSALIGLVTLISSLSIPKTDLRVIYGILTAVVGYCVKTYFAFNENLVAYQSLITQSVYDKQLDSGRGTLLHLCDEVIQQEVKEVIVAFFILMLKGEATRK from the exons ATGGGTAAAAGAaaggatgtaataagactagaACGTGAATCTGTTATTCCCGTTCTCAAGAATAAGCTCGTCGGGAACTTGGCCGACCTCATTG ATAAAAAATCGGATCGAATTGAGTTTCAAAAGCTGTGCCAGAGAGTTGAATACACCATTCGAGCTTGGTATCTTCTGCAATTTGAGGATATGATG CTATTGTTTTCCTTGTTTGAGCCGGTTCATGGGGCTTCCAAATTGGAGCAGCAGAACCTAAATCCTGAAGAGATTGATGACTTAGAACAGAATTTCCTCACCTTCTTGTTTCAG GTGATGGATAAAGCCAATTTTAAGATAACAACTGATGAGGAGATTGGCATTGCACTTTCCGCACAATATCGCCTAAATCTTCCCATTAAAGTTGATGAAACTAAG CTTGACAAAGCCCTTTTGACGAGATATTTTAGGAAGAACCCTCATGAAAACCTTCCAAACTTTGCCGATAAG TACATAATATTTCGGCGTGGGTTTGGAATTGACCAAAGAAGTGGTTACTTTGTCattgcaaaaataaatacaatcatTGCGCGTATATGGAGAATTTTCCTGACAATAATTGG ACTAAAAAGGCTTTTCTATGGGAAGTCAAGTCAAGTATCTAGTAAAGATATGACAAAACCTGTGGAAATTCTCACCGAGTCTGAAACGGCAGCCGAAGGCTTATATGTTGAACGGATTCGTATTGAGAAGCTCAGTCTCAG CATTGGTAATTTGTTTGGCAAGATCACAATCCAAGAACCAACGTTTCAACGAATAATTGTTGTTTATAG GAGAGTAGGCGGCAAAAAAGAAACAGACAGGAATATATATGTGAAGCACTTTGAAAACATTCCCATGGCTGATATGGAGATAGTTCTT CCAGAGAAGAAAAACCCAGGTTTAACACCAATGGACTGGGTCAAGTTTCTTGTTTCAGCTTTAATAGGGCTG GTTACTCTGATTAGTTCTCTCAGTATCCCGAAAACTGATCTACGAGTCATTTATGGGATCTTGACGGCAGTGGTCGGTTACTGCGTTAAGACATATTTTGC TTTTAACGAGAACTTGGTAGCATATCAGAGCTTAATTACACAGTCCGTGTATGACAAGCAACTGGATAGTGGAAGGGGAACTCTTTTACACTTGTGCGATGAGGTGATTCAACAGGAA GTAAAAGAGGTGATCGTTGCATTCTTTATTCTAATGTTGAAAGGAGAAGCAACTAGAAAG TAG
- the LOC123196491 gene encoding uncharacterized protein LOC123196491 isoform X2 gives MMLLFSLFEPVHGASKLEQQNLNPEEIDDLEQNFLTFLFQVMDKANFKITTDEEIGIALSAQYRLNLPIKVDETKLDKALLTRYFRKNPHENLPNFADKYIIFRRGFGIDQRSGYFVIAKINTIIARIWRIFLTIIGLKRLFYGKSSQVSSKDMTKPVEILTESETAAEGLYVERIRIEKLSLSIGNLFGKITIQEPTFQRIIVVYRRVGGKKETDRNIYVKHFENIPMADMEIVLPEKKNPGLTPMDWVKFLVSALIGLVTLISSLSIPKTDLRVIYGILTAVVGYCVKTYFAFNENLVAYQSLITQSVYDKQLDSGRGTLLHLCDEVIQQEVKEVIVAFFILMLKGEATRKVLDLRCEELIKEVFGETCNFDVDDAVQKLEKLGIVSQDSNGNYRCLDVKSANEIIGTTTEEVVLKAKQGETEASST, from the exons ATGATG CTATTGTTTTCCTTGTTTGAGCCGGTTCATGGGGCTTCCAAATTGGAGCAGCAGAACCTAAATCCTGAAGAGATTGATGACTTAGAACAGAATTTCCTCACCTTCTTGTTTCAG GTGATGGATAAAGCCAATTTTAAGATAACAACTGATGAGGAGATTGGCATTGCACTTTCCGCACAATATCGCCTAAATCTTCCCATTAAAGTTGATGAAACTAAG CTTGACAAAGCCCTTTTGACGAGATATTTTAGGAAGAACCCTCATGAAAACCTTCCAAACTTTGCCGATAAG TACATAATATTTCGGCGTGGGTTTGGAATTGACCAAAGAAGTGGTTACTTTGTCattgcaaaaataaatacaatcatTGCGCGTATATGGAGAATTTTCCTGACAATAATTGG ACTAAAAAGGCTTTTCTATGGGAAGTCAAGTCAAGTATCTAGTAAAGATATGACAAAACCTGTGGAAATTCTCACCGAGTCTGAAACGGCAGCCGAAGGCTTATATGTTGAACGGATTCGTATTGAGAAGCTCAGTCTCAG CATTGGTAATTTGTTTGGCAAGATCACAATCCAAGAACCAACGTTTCAACGAATAATTGTTGTTTATAG GAGAGTAGGCGGCAAAAAAGAAACAGACAGGAATATATATGTGAAGCACTTTGAAAACATTCCCATGGCTGATATGGAGATAGTTCTT CCAGAGAAGAAAAACCCAGGTTTAACACCAATGGACTGGGTCAAGTTTCTTGTTTCAGCTTTAATAGGGCTG GTTACTCTGATTAGTTCTCTCAGTATCCCGAAAACTGATCTACGAGTCATTTATGGGATCTTGACGGCAGTGGTCGGTTACTGCGTTAAGACATATTTTGC TTTTAACGAGAACTTGGTAGCATATCAGAGCTTAATTACACAGTCCGTGTATGACAAGCAACTGGATAGTGGAAGGGGAACTCTTTTACACTTGTGCGATGAGGTGATTCAACAGGAA GTAAAAGAGGTGATCGTTGCATTCTTTATTCTAATGTTGAAAGGAGAAGCAACTAGAAAG GTTCTTGACCTGCGTTGTGAGGAACTAATCAAGGAGGTATTTGGAGAAACCTGTAACTTTGATGTGGATGATGCGGTTCAAAAGTTAGAGAAATTAGGGATTGTTTCCCAG GATAGTAATGGAAATTATAGATGCCTAGATGTGAAGAGTGCGAATGAGATAATTGGCACAACCACAGAAGAGGTTGTTCTCAAGGCTAAACAGGGTGAAACTGAAGCCTCTTCAACCTGA
- the LOC123196490 gene encoding LRR receptor-like serine/threonine-protein kinase RPK2, producing MNVTLICFPNMKSLLCLILFCFFFFPTDAGNRSSDVVSLLAFKNSVSRDPSDLLATWNSATDHCTWFGVTCDHSTGRVNALVLVGTLTESSNVIAGTLPPSISQLEELRTLSIPHNQFSGQIPASIGELRFLEVLELQGNNFSGQIPYEISRLEALRVLNLSFNSLSGEVPSGVIGGGNLSVIDLSNNQLIGGVVIDSVSKCEFLKHLKLSNNFLTQNIPKEIGKCRNLRTLMLDRNILEGPIPAEMGSISELRVLDVSRNSLTDRIPVELANCRKLSVLALTNLNQVNGNDGSLKGEFNAFDGSVPYELLMSSSLQILWAPRGNLGGRLPDNWNESCSLRVLNLGQNVFNGVVPKSLGNCKNLTYLDLSLNNLVGYLPMQQLRVPCMMYFNVSQNNITGYLTGLEDANCGSFSLLVYGDDSFLDLEDVQIAYANIPVWVSTTNESFVIIHDFSGNRFSGTLPIFLLGDEFMASKNKPVYRLLLNNNMFDESLPGELVSKCSDLLSLSVNLSANQLSGTIDEGLFLNCLPLTEFEAANNQIGGPIASDVDKLMKLQRLDLSGNRVSGSLPSQLGNLKFLKWIFLRGNNITGGIPSEFGMLSSLKVLDLSHNGLTGSIPASLSKATTLETLLLDHNRLSDEIPSSFSTLLSLATLDVSFNNLSGRIPHLHHQIDCNSFKENKHLGPCPDTNSTGPEKFPIQLTHEKSQSQKRLKSFIIAVVTSAIAVLCIASVIPFIIFRKRRFRRLASVRGKVVVTFTDAPTELTYDNVVRATRNFSIGNLIGTGGFGSTYKAELVPGYLVAVKKLYLGRFQGIQQFDAEIRTLGRIRHKNLVTLIGYYVGEAEMFLIYNYLSGGNLDTFIHKQSGENVQWSVILNVSIDIAQALAYLHYSCVPRIVHRDIKPSNILLDEELNAYLSDFGLARLLEVSETHATTDVAGTFGYVAPEYATTCRVSDKADVYSFGVVLLELMSRKRSLDPSFSEYGNGFNIVSWAKMLMKEGRSSELFSPALWEAGPKENLLGMLRLASSCTVETLSVRPSVKQVLEKLQQLK from the coding sequence ATGAACGTTACACTCATCTGCTTTCCAAACATGAAATCACTTCTTTGCCTTATcctcttctgcttcttcttctttcctaCTGACGCTGGCAATCGTTCTTCCGATGTTGTCTCTCTTCTCGCCTTCAAGAACTCCGTCTCTCGTGATCCTTCCGATCTTCTCGCCACCTGGAACTCAGCCACCGACCACTGCACGTGGTTCGGTGTCACGTGCGATCACTCCACTGGCAGAGTTAACGCTTTGGTTCTCGTCGGGACTCTGACGGAATCCTCCAATGTCATTGCCGGAACTCTTCCACCTTCTATCTCCCAGCTGGAGGAGCTCCGGACCTTGTCCATTCCTCATAATCAGTTTTCCGGCCAGATCCCGGCGAGTATCGGAGAGCTTCGGTTTTTGGAAGTTCTGGAGCTGCAGGGAAATAACTTCTCTGGCCAGATACCGTATGAGATAAGCAGGTTGGAGGCTCTTCGAGTGCTAAATTTATCGTTTAATTCGCTGAGCGGTGAAGTTCCAAGTGGAGTGATTGGTGGAGGAAATTTGAGTGTGATTGATTTGTCGAATAATCAATTAATTGGTGGAGTGGTGATTGATTCTGTAAGTAAATGCGAGTTTTTAAAGCATTTGAAGCTTTCTAATAATTTCTTGACTCAGAATATTCCAAAGGAAATTGGAAAATGTAGAAATTTGAGGACATTGATGCTTGATAGAAATATTCTAGAAGGTCCGATTCCGGCTGAGATGGGAAGTATTTCGGAGCTCCGAGTTCTTGATGTTTCTAGGAATAGTCTTACTGATAGGATTCCAGTAGAGTTAGCCAATTGCAGAAAGTTGTCAGTTCTTGCGTTGACGAATTTGAATCAAGTAAATGGCAATGATGGTAGTTTGAAAGGAGAGTTCAACGCTTTTGATGGTAGCGTGCCTTACGAGTTGTTGATGAGTTCGAGCTTACAGATCTTGTGGGCACCGAGAGGAAATCTTGGAGGGAGATTGCCCGACAACTGGAATGAATCTTGCTCTCTCAGAGTGCTGAATTTGGGGCAAAATGTTTTCAACGGAGTGGTGCCCAAAAGTTTGGGGAATTGTAAGAATCTCACTTATttggatttgagtttgaataatttgGTTGGTTATTTGCCGATGCAGCAGCTGCGAGTTCCATGTATGATGTACTTCAATGTTAGTCAGAATAACATAACAGGCTACCTTACAGGACTCGAGGATGCCAATTGCGGTAGTTTTAGCTTGCTTGTTTATGGTGATGATAGTTTTTTAGATTTGGAAGATGTACAGATTGCTTATGCTAATATTCCCGTTTGGGTATCGACTACAAATGAGAGCTTTGTGATTATCCATGATTTTAGTGGAAATAGGTTCTCTGGTACTTTGCCTATATTCTTACTGGGAGATGAATTCATGGCTAGTAAGAATAAACCTGTTTACAGATTGTTACTGAACAATAACATGTTTGATGAGTCTCTTCCCGGAGAGCTAGTCTCAAAGTGCAGCGATCTACTGAGCCTTTCAGTTAATTTAAGTGCAAACCAGTTGTCAGGTACGATTGATGAGGGGTTGTTTCTTAACTGTCTACCGTTAACGGAGTTTGAAGCAGCTAACAATCAAATTGGTGGCCCAATTGCCTCAGATGTTGATAAGTTGATGAAGCTTCAGCGTCTTGATTTAAGTGGAAACAGGGTTTCTGGATCTCTGCCTTCTCAGTTGGGGAATTTGAAATTTCTGAAATGGATTTTTCTCAGAGGGAACAATATAACAGGAGGAATTCCATCTGAATTTGGTATGTTGAGTTCTCTTAAAGTTTTAGATCTTTCTCACAATGGTCTCACAGGATCCATTCCTGCAAGTTTGTCAAAAGCCACAACTCTTGAAACTTTGTTACTTGACCACAATCGGCTTTCTGATGAGATACCCTCATCTTTCTCGACCCTCCTTAGTCTTGCTACACTGGATGTTTCTTTCAATAACCTGTCTGGCCGTATACCTCATCTTCATCACCAAATAGACTGCAATTCATTCAAGGAAAACAAGCACCTGGGTCCATGTCCAGACACGAACTCTACTGGACCAGAAAAATTTCCAATTCAGCTTACTCATGAAAAATCGCAGAGTCAGAAaagattaaaatcattcatcaTTGCAGTGGTAACTTCAGCTATCGCTGTTCTGTGCATAGCCTCTGTGATACCATTTATTATTTTCAGGAAGAGAAGGTTTAGGAGACTAGCTAGTGTGAGGGGGAAAGTGGTTGTAACCTTTACAGATGCTCCAACTGAACTAACCTATGATAATGTGGTTAGAGCTACTAGGAACTTCAGTATTGGCAACCTAATTGGTACAGGAGGCTTCGGGTCAACTTATAAAGCGGAATTGGTTCCAGGTTACCTGGTGGCTGTAAAGAAGCTATATTTAGGGAGATTCCAAGGTATCCAACAATTTGATGCTGAGATAAGAACCCTGGGACGTATTCGACATAAGAACCTTGTAACTCTTATAGGGTATTACGTCGGAGAGGCTGAAATGTTCTTAATTTACAACTATCTTTCTGGTGGAAACCTTGATACCTTCATACACAAGCAATCAGGCGAAAATGTACAGTGGTCAGTGATTCTCAACGTATCCATTGACATAGCACAGGCACTTGCTTACCTTCACTATTCATGTGTTCCCCGGATAGTTCATCGGGATATTAAGCCTAGCAATATCCTGCTTGATGAGGAACTTAATGCTTACCTGTCAGACTTTGGTTTGGCTAGGCTTTTGGAAGTTTCTGAAACTCATGCCACAACAGATGTGGCTGGCACATTTGGTTATGTGGCACCAGAATATGCAACCACATGTAGGGTTTCTGATAAAGCAGATGTTTATAGCTTTGGTGTGGTGCTCTTAGAATTAATGTCCCGGAAAAGATCCCTTGATCCATCATTTTCTGAGTATGGGAATGGGTTCAATATTGTCTCATGGGCCAAGATGCTGATGAAGGAGGGACGGTCTTCTGAGCTTTTTTCTCCAGCATTATGGGAAGCAGGGCCTAAAGAGAATTTGTTGGGAATGCTAAGGCTTGCATCAAGCTGCACTGTAGAGACGCTTTCTGTTAGGCCATCAGTGAAGCAGGTTCTTGAGAAATTACAGCAgttgaaatga
- the LOC123195626 gene encoding rRNA-processing protein UTP23 homolog: MAVKKQKRHRKIVRFFTACFGFRQPYKVLCDGTFVHHLIENRITPADEALSKTLSAPVKLFTTKCVIEELKRLGQSHSQALEAAHKLVVARCDHDKRNSADVCIMDIIGEKNSEHFFVATQDVDLRKKLREVPGVPLIFGLRNALFLEPPSAFQREFVKASEEGRSHMTESEYKMLKKGANNLLETEGTRNSSNENDDLEDQRLETQTVKQKHNTTEGLGMKDRPQFKRKKAKGPNPLSCKKKKSSHNPSSISKKESEEGKDSVRSRSRKRKRSRGAKKPLQIDS; encoded by the exons ATGGCAGTGAAGAAACAGAAGCGCCATAGGAAGATTGTGAGATTCTTCACAGCTTGTTTTGGATTCAGGCAGCCTTACAAAGTTCTTTGCGACGGTACATTTGTCCATCACCTCATCGAAAATCGTATCACTCCTGCTGACGAAGCTCTCTCTAAAACTCTGTCCGCCCCTGTTAAGCTCTTCACCACCAA GTGTGTTATTGAGGAGTTGAAGAGACTGGGCCAGTCACATTCCCAAGCTCTTGAAGCGGCGCATAAGCTTGTAGTTGCAAG ATGTGATCATGACAAGAGGAATAGTGCTGATGTTTGCATCATGGACATTATTGGAGAAAAAAATTCTGAGCATTTTTTTGTTGCTACTCAGGACGTTGATCTGCGGAAGAAGTTACGGGAG GTTCCAGGTGTTCCACTTATATTTGGTTTGCGAAATGCCCTTTTTCTTGAGCCCCCATCTGCATTTCAACGTGAATTTGTTAAAGCTTCTGAAGAAGGACGCTCTCATATGACTGAATCagaatataaaatgttaaaaaagggAGCTAATAACTTGTTGGAAACAGAGGGAACTAGGAATTCATCTAATGAAAATGACGATTTAGAAGATCAGCGGTTAGAGACACAGACGGTGAAACAGAAACATAATACAACAGAGGGATTGGGTATGAAGGATAGACCGCAATTTAAGAGAAAGAAagctaag gGGCCAAATCCACTTTCatgtaagaagaaaaagagtagtCATAATCCGAGTAGCATATCTAAAAAG GAAAGTGAAGAGGGAAAAGATTCTGTGAGAAGTAGGAGcaggaaaagaaagagatcacGTGGGGCCAAAAAGCCTTTGCAGATAGACAGCTAA
- the LOC123195641 gene encoding UPF0496 protein At3g19330-like isoform X1 — protein MLQCLSINKSSSATTSLPTSPATLNLPAYPPPRQGNSTDGSPGTSAQSSPAVNLTWEYSLTVQSNSYNEMWSKIHVLDPRNGNYHNHNENEAEVQIEDACGDEDPRQLDLSHVLQPNRECVEEALRHARPNALTRLVSTYFDHSENTTNLCLLLHQSIYRARVLYGPLHELLDIFPLDHHSISQPLCDKAFEVFLQFDCVDNPFPCPDDHNFQEMRRCFSELRQELDHNLQKSHSRVRLFRHTTRRTALCIIGTAVAVAITAAAVATHALLAVVVCPFCTAYLPCGVTKKELAFLAQLDTTKRGTYVLNNDLDTIDRLVARLYTAIEGDKLLVRFGLERDKDKHSIQEVVKQLRKNQLNFTLQLKDLEEHICLCFNTVNRTRSLLLREIHLHQTPSS, from the exons ATGCTGCAGTGTCTCTCTATCAACAAGTCATCATCAGCAACCACTTCGTTACCTACGTCGCCGGCGACACTCAATCTCCCTGCTTATCCCCCGCCTCGTCAAG GGAATTCTACAGATGGTTCACCTGGAACAAGTGCACAATCCTCACCTGCTGTTAACCTTACTTGGGAATACTCTCTCACTGTCCAGTCCAATTCTTACAATGAAATGTGGTCTAAAATACATGTTCTCGACCCAAGAAACGGGAACTATCACAATCACAATGAAAATGAAGCTGAAGTGCAGATAGAAGATGCATGTGGAGATGAGGATCCTCGCCAATTGGATTTGTCACATGTTCTCCAGCCCAACAGAGAATGTGTAGAAGAGGCCCTTCGTCACGCGAGACCTAATGCCCTTACTCGCCTTGTCTCAACATACTTTGATCATAGTGAGAACACCACTAACCTCTGCCTCCTCCTGCACCAAAGCATTTATCGTGCTCGGGTCCTCTATGGCCCTCTTCATGAGCTCCTTGACATTTTCCCCCTTGACCATCACTCCATCAGTCAACCACTATGTGATAAAGCTTTTGAAGTATTCCTCCAATTTGATTGTGTTGACAATCCATTTCCATGCCCTGATGACCACAACTTCCAAGAAATGCGCCGTTGCTTTTCTGAGTTGAGACAAGAACTAGACCATAATCTTCAAAAATCTCACTCAAGAGTTCGTCTGTTCCGCCATACTACCAGACGCACTGCCCTGTGTATCATTGGCACAGCTGTGGCAGTTGCTATAACTGCTGCAGCTGTTGCTACTCATGCACTTCTTGCTGTTGTGGTTTGTCCCTTTTGTACTGCTTACCTACCCTGTGGTGTTACTAAAAAGGAGCTTGCCTTTCTGGCACAACTTGATACTACTAAGAGGGGTACATATGTGTTAAACAATGATCTTGACACTATTGACCGGCTTGTTGCTCGATTATACACTGCCATTGAGGGAGATAAGCTGCTGGTAAGGTTTGGATTGGAGAGAGATAAGGACAAACATTCCATTCAAGAGGTAGTTAAACAGCTGAGAAAAAACCAGCTGAATTTCACACTCCAGCTTAAGGATCTTGAGGAGCATATCTGCCTGTGTTTCAACACTGTCAATAGGACTAGGTCATTGCTCCTCCGAGAGATCCATCTTCACCAAACTCCTAGTTCCTAA
- the LOC123195641 gene encoding UPF0496 protein At3g19330-like isoform X2 — protein sequence MLQCLSINKSSSATTSLPTSPATLNLPAYPPPRQDGSPGTSAQSSPAVNLTWEYSLTVQSNSYNEMWSKIHVLDPRNGNYHNHNENEAEVQIEDACGDEDPRQLDLSHVLQPNRECVEEALRHARPNALTRLVSTYFDHSENTTNLCLLLHQSIYRARVLYGPLHELLDIFPLDHHSISQPLCDKAFEVFLQFDCVDNPFPCPDDHNFQEMRRCFSELRQELDHNLQKSHSRVRLFRHTTRRTALCIIGTAVAVAITAAAVATHALLAVVVCPFCTAYLPCGVTKKELAFLAQLDTTKRGTYVLNNDLDTIDRLVARLYTAIEGDKLLVRFGLERDKDKHSIQEVVKQLRKNQLNFTLQLKDLEEHICLCFNTVNRTRSLLLREIHLHQTPSS from the exons ATGCTGCAGTGTCTCTCTATCAACAAGTCATCATCAGCAACCACTTCGTTACCTACGTCGCCGGCGACACTCAATCTCCCTGCTTATCCCCCGCCTCGTCAAG ATGGTTCACCTGGAACAAGTGCACAATCCTCACCTGCTGTTAACCTTACTTGGGAATACTCTCTCACTGTCCAGTCCAATTCTTACAATGAAATGTGGTCTAAAATACATGTTCTCGACCCAAGAAACGGGAACTATCACAATCACAATGAAAATGAAGCTGAAGTGCAGATAGAAGATGCATGTGGAGATGAGGATCCTCGCCAATTGGATTTGTCACATGTTCTCCAGCCCAACAGAGAATGTGTAGAAGAGGCCCTTCGTCACGCGAGACCTAATGCCCTTACTCGCCTTGTCTCAACATACTTTGATCATAGTGAGAACACCACTAACCTCTGCCTCCTCCTGCACCAAAGCATTTATCGTGCTCGGGTCCTCTATGGCCCTCTTCATGAGCTCCTTGACATTTTCCCCCTTGACCATCACTCCATCAGTCAACCACTATGTGATAAAGCTTTTGAAGTATTCCTCCAATTTGATTGTGTTGACAATCCATTTCCATGCCCTGATGACCACAACTTCCAAGAAATGCGCCGTTGCTTTTCTGAGTTGAGACAAGAACTAGACCATAATCTTCAAAAATCTCACTCAAGAGTTCGTCTGTTCCGCCATACTACCAGACGCACTGCCCTGTGTATCATTGGCACAGCTGTGGCAGTTGCTATAACTGCTGCAGCTGTTGCTACTCATGCACTTCTTGCTGTTGTGGTTTGTCCCTTTTGTACTGCTTACCTACCCTGTGGTGTTACTAAAAAGGAGCTTGCCTTTCTGGCACAACTTGATACTACTAAGAGGGGTACATATGTGTTAAACAATGATCTTGACACTATTGACCGGCTTGTTGCTCGATTATACACTGCCATTGAGGGAGATAAGCTGCTGGTAAGGTTTGGATTGGAGAGAGATAAGGACAAACATTCCATTCAAGAGGTAGTTAAACAGCTGAGAAAAAACCAGCTGAATTTCACACTCCAGCTTAAGGATCTTGAGGAGCATATCTGCCTGTGTTTCAACACTGTCAATAGGACTAGGTCATTGCTCCTCCGAGAGATCCATCTTCACCAAACTCCTAGTTCCTAA